A stretch of the Duncaniella dubosii genome encodes the following:
- a CDS encoding DUF2958 domain-containing protein translates to MNRLLTPKFEEAIKDYPLYSQDGKERNAVCVAIFTIGNIRWFVLEGNKEGDDTTLFCIVVGLGEDEYGYVSLNELADVELDYRKQGFGIIRVIQMPYFTPCPIGQISDKRLQDFLNRLYD, encoded by the coding sequence ATGAACAGACTGTTGACACCGAAATTTGAGGAAGCCATAAAGGACTATCCTCTGTACTCGCAGGACGGCAAGGAGAGAAATGCCGTGTGCGTGGCGATATTCACTATCGGAAATATCCGTTGGTTTGTGCTTGAGGGAAACAAGGAGGGAGACGATACAACCCTTTTCTGCATAGTGGTAGGACTCGGCGAAGATGAATACGGCTATGTGTCGCTCAACGAACTTGCCGATGTCGAACTCGACTATCGCAAACAAGGCTTCGGCATTATCCGAGTGATACAAATGCCGTATTTCACCCCATGCCCCATAGGGCAGATAAGCGACAAAAGGCTTCAAGACTTCTTGAACCGTCTCTATGATTGA
- a CDS encoding sulfide:quinone reductase: MENYNGIAISKNDKEFVVAFDNFVNGKMQSATNTGKALATIHRYLQSQAFKVCVAYIRQLAVNYRTGYYDERNETAARRAAMMYDTLMNGDEIYDPEYKELKDKSV, encoded by the coding sequence ATGGAAAATTATAACGGAATAGCAATATCCAAGAACGACAAGGAATTTGTCGTGGCGTTTGACAACTTTGTCAACGGCAAAATGCAATCCGCAACCAACACAGGAAAGGCACTCGCCACAATACACCGCTATTTGCAGTCGCAGGCTTTCAAGGTGTGCGTGGCTTATATCCGTCAGCTCGCTGTCAACTACCGCACCGGCTATTACGATGAGCGAAACGAAACGGCAGCCCGGAGAGCGGCGATGATGTACGACACACTGATGAACGGCGATGAAATCTATGACCCCGAATATAAAGAACTAAAGGATAAAAGCGTATGA
- a CDS encoding IS4 family transposase gives MKVTTTLRDNGKVNQIVPIMQEHLGSVMNLARIKLLAFVLQALCVVQTVSLHKIASAMPTCVERDSNLRRLQRFLAGYALNLDLIAKVIFALLPVKTGLVLSLDRTNWKFGEVNINILMLGVTYKGVAFPLLFTMLDKRGNSNWKERTWLIDRFIRLFGAECIDSLVADREFVGKEWVEYLNNRRIRYYLRIKQNFWLRNPKSCQDVRAWHLFHGLKLGQERVYDKLFLLKGEYVYISGALLKNSDGVPELQILICYNRPEEAVATYKQRWQIETCFRAMKSSGFNIEDTHLRDINRIARLTAMVCMALVWAYLVGEHKDINIKPIRILKHGRKAKSLVKYGLEEIATILLRPAYTTKFDVFKFLSCT, from the coding sequence ATGAAAGTTACGACAACTCTCAGGGACAATGGCAAAGTTAATCAAATTGTCCCGATTATGCAAGAGCATCTTGGCTCGGTAATGAATCTTGCCCGCATAAAATTGCTTGCGTTTGTTCTTCAGGCACTTTGCGTTGTGCAGACAGTCAGTCTCCACAAGATAGCATCTGCAATGCCTACGTGTGTGGAGCGTGATTCCAACCTGCGCCGTCTGCAAAGGTTCCTTGCCGGATATGCCCTCAACCTTGACCTTATCGCCAAAGTGATATTTGCTCTTCTGCCCGTCAAGACAGGACTGGTCCTGAGCCTTGACCGCACCAACTGGAAATTCGGTGAGGTCAACATCAATATCCTTATGCTTGGTGTCACTTACAAGGGTGTTGCCTTTCCTCTGCTCTTTACCATGCTCGACAAACGCGGCAATTCCAATTGGAAAGAACGGACGTGGCTGATTGATAGATTTATACGATTGTTCGGAGCCGAGTGTATCGACTCTCTTGTTGCCGACCGCGAGTTTGTCGGCAAGGAATGGGTCGAATATCTCAACAACAGACGCATCCGATACTATCTGCGGATTAAACAGAATTTTTGGTTGCGCAATCCCAAATCCTGCCAGGATGTCAGGGCGTGGCATCTGTTTCACGGTCTTAAGCTCGGCCAGGAACGTGTCTACGACAAGCTGTTTCTCCTCAAAGGGGAATATGTCTATATTTCCGGAGCCTTGCTGAAAAACTCCGATGGCGTGCCTGAACTGCAAATTCTGATTTGTTATAACCGCCCCGAAGAGGCCGTTGCCACTTACAAACAACGATGGCAGATTGAGACATGCTTCAGAGCTATGAAATCCTCCGGCTTCAACATCGAGGACACCCACCTGCGCGACATCAACCGCATCGCTCGTCTTACGGCGATGGTCTGCATGGCTCTTGTATGGGCGTATCTCGTTGGTGAACATAAAGATATAAATATTAAACCGATAAGGATTCTGAAACATGGAAGAAAGGCAAAGTCGCTTGTCAAGTATGGTTTGGAGGAGATTGCGACCATACTTCTGCGTCCGGCTTATACTACTAAATTCGATGTTTTCAAATTTTTGTCATGTACTTAA
- a CDS encoding DUF6926 domain-containing protein, whose amino-acid sequence MEFFIEPIPTWALCYLINGDPTGLTDDEIAMIDKWYADNKVQTVTTASEAEGECHPYFSHFPAFGLPAEVTDCHVMTL is encoded by the coding sequence ATGGAGTTCTTTATCGAGCCTATCCCGACATGGGCGTTATGCTATCTAATCAATGGAGACCCGACAGGGTTGACTGACGATGAAATTGCGATGATTGACAAGTGGTATGCCGACAACAAAGTGCAGACCGTCACCACCGCTTCCGAAGCCGAGGGAGAGTGCCACCCATATTTCTCCCATTTTCCTGCTTTCGGGCTACCTGCCGAGGTTACTGACTGCCATGTGATGACCTTGTAG
- a CDS encoding GLPGLI family protein, with protein sequence MNRLSLIITIIAFFAMFEVQAKKKEEYPRAEIKVGYTYHETFVRGSDGIIKRDIPFILLASKEHSKFYNVKTEFKDSLESTPQGRAISHQLLKDALKRYTETKDESAMNSLVYQTSLYIFRSAADNQMTVYDKAGSLEHGYYTEPLGDIVWEISDSTKTVLGYDCVMATANYHGRDWTAWFTPDIPLQEGPWKLTGLPGLILEASESTGQHSFVATGLEASYQEMVPIYPFRQYDKMSREEMLRQLANYRDHHNAIDGAATGIQFGTDHIRTGEEVNIDFLETDYHD encoded by the coding sequence ATGAACCGACTTTCACTCATAATCACCATAATTGCTTTCTTTGCCATGTTTGAGGTACAAGCAAAGAAGAAAGAGGAATATCCACGTGCCGAGATAAAGGTTGGCTACACCTACCACGAAACTTTCGTCAGAGGCTCGGATGGGATAATAAAACGTGATATTCCTTTTATCCTATTGGCGAGCAAAGAACATTCGAAGTTTTATAACGTAAAAACGGAGTTCAAGGATTCTCTTGAATCCACTCCACAAGGTAGAGCTATCAGCCATCAGCTCCTCAAAGATGCGCTCAAGAGATATACGGAGACTAAGGATGAAAGTGCGATGAATTCGTTAGTCTACCAAACATCTCTATATATTTTTCGTTCCGCAGCTGACAATCAAATGACTGTCTATGACAAGGCTGGCTCACTTGAACACGGGTATTATACGGAGCCTCTTGGCGATATTGTATGGGAAATTTCCGACTCAACAAAGACTGTGTTGGGCTATGATTGCGTGATGGCAACGGCAAACTATCATGGGCGGGATTGGACGGCATGGTTCACTCCTGATATTCCTTTGCAGGAAGGGCCGTGGAAGTTGACCGGACTGCCGGGTTTGATACTCGAAGCAAGTGAATCCACCGGGCAACATTCTTTCGTGGCTACCGGATTGGAGGCTTCTTATCAAGAGATGGTGCCTATTTATCCTTTTCGACAATATGACAAGATGTCTCGTGAGGAAATGTTGAGGCAACTGGCCAACTACCGTGACCATCATAACGCCATTGATGGAGCAGCTACCGGGATTCAATTCGGCACAGACCATATACGCACAGGCGAAGAAGTAAACATAGATTTTCTTGAGACCGATTATCACGATTGA
- a CDS encoding GLPGLI family protein — protein sequence MNRLIFILLLWAAMTAFAKDYVKDAEPAILEVHYTRIEVTDTTKRNSHFFKDPVMLRIGKNKSVFCGTKRLWQDSIMECDLATFWAMDQAKTMSGKRDDTQLACGHYWGYIYKNIPNGKVTERCYFDMEHWQYSEDWDKPEWAIGNSTKTILGYECVEATTDYRGRKWTAWFAPEIPIQEGPWKLCGLPGLILEAHDANNEYIFEANGLVQNPNSEVGIFTYDDKTGYTTVNRDKFFNNWWKYSNSNFAAKIQAAYGVGSTPTNEKQIVHHDKEETNYPHDL from the coding sequence ATGAACAGACTGATATTTATACTGCTTTTGTGGGCTGCAATGACAGCATTTGCAAAAGATTATGTCAAGGATGCGGAGCCGGCTATCCTTGAAGTGCATTATACTCGTATTGAAGTTACCGATACGACAAAGCGTAATTCTCATTTCTTTAAGGATCCAGTAATGCTCAGAATCGGGAAAAACAAATCCGTTTTTTGCGGGACAAAGAGATTATGGCAGGATTCAATTATGGAATGTGACCTCGCGACTTTCTGGGCCATGGATCAGGCAAAAACCATGAGTGGCAAGCGCGATGATACACAATTGGCTTGTGGTCATTATTGGGGTTATATCTATAAGAATATTCCTAATGGCAAAGTTACTGAACGTTGTTATTTCGATATGGAGCATTGGCAATATTCAGAAGATTGGGATAAACCCGAATGGGCAATAGGAAACAGCACAAAGACCATATTGGGTTACGAATGTGTTGAAGCAACCACTGATTATCGTGGGCGAAAATGGACTGCCTGGTTCGCACCGGAGATTCCAATTCAGGAAGGTCCGTGGAAACTCTGTGGTTTGCCGGGGTTGATTCTTGAAGCACACGACGCCAATAATGAATATATTTTTGAAGCCAACGGCCTTGTGCAGAATCCCAATTCAGAAGTCGGGATTTTCACTTATGATGATAAAACAGGCTACACTACAGTGAACCGCGACAAGTTTTTCAACAACTGGTGGAAATACTCAAACTCAAATTTTGCGGCGAAAATACAAGCAGCCTATGGAGTTGGTTCAACCCCGACCAATGAGAAACAAATCGTCCATCACGACAAAGAGGAAACCAACTATCCTCACGACCTATGA
- a CDS encoding TonB-dependent receptor, which yields MNRLLFIIAFALAALNGVAQVNVSGVVVEEGTNEPLTGASVILRTAEGKIKKYATSDANGKFTISTSKIKGYTLDVSMMSFAKQTVKLDSVQLPVTIVMEASATMLKEVAVKADRIREQGDTITYNVGTFAQAQDRSIGDVLKRMPGIDVSNSGKIQYQGEDINKFYIEGSDLLGGKYGIATNGINHDDVGAVEVMENHQPMQVLSGISFSDKAAINLKLKNKAKATWTFHGDAGGGYSWQPEGAVWDGELFAMAVMPGFQNITTFKTNNIGEDLSASATDFFAARRATGLSQYVSVSLPGVPNLSRKRTLFNRSALVSTNSLWKVKNGEFKAQVDYSFNRVTAQAANITTYFLESDDRVITENRDGRDRSHTLSGKFIYEVNQKTTFINNTLSTNIDWDDVRLGVTGSLPNEQSAKLPDYYVANKFKMIKRFNGKHLITFQSNNEWESLPQTLNVSLDGSTLSQHIGDHAFYTHESAAYAFSIKGITVSLEGGVKGYLRSLNTELPDMPTELPGTTENVLNTNYFTVYATPKFEYWVKRVNFTLNAPVSFAHYTFDKALANRSEVYFSPSLSMNWKPNNRFSMTLRGGTGRSPMNLNMIQPGYIMTNYRTFKQGVDDFYNSTSQNVSASFAYKHTRRGVFANAMVMQSWSHLPYTMAQQLYGDYIVYSYTDAKSDGQNLLAMGSVGKTLDFMRGSANVNGSFNRGESHLFSESNAVNSISLGWSVGAKINGAPLRWLSFDYHIDFSNSQLRMNGVKNSWLSGMENSLLINIMPHSKWEWRIMGEHYRNELTEGKYKNVFLLDTKLVYKLNKRIELSAMLNNIFNQRTYNYTTYSQLSSFESQRWLRGRELLFTISLRK from the coding sequence ATGAACCGACTGCTATTCATAATCGCATTTGCATTGGCTGCGCTGAACGGTGTTGCACAGGTCAATGTGTCGGGTGTGGTCGTGGAGGAAGGTACAAATGAGCCGCTAACAGGAGCTTCTGTGATTCTACGCACTGCCGAGGGGAAAATAAAGAAGTATGCCACTTCTGATGCCAACGGCAAGTTTACAATCTCCACTTCTAAAATCAAGGGTTACACTCTCGATGTGTCGATGATGAGTTTTGCAAAGCAGACTGTAAAACTTGACAGCGTTCAGTTGCCAGTTACAATCGTCATGGAGGCTTCGGCAACAATGCTTAAAGAGGTTGCGGTGAAAGCCGACCGCATCCGTGAGCAAGGGGATACCATCACATACAATGTCGGGACTTTTGCACAAGCACAAGACCGGAGTATCGGCGATGTGCTGAAACGTATGCCAGGTATTGATGTGTCGAACTCCGGCAAAATCCAGTATCAGGGCGAGGACATCAACAAGTTCTACATAGAGGGTTCCGACCTGTTGGGTGGCAAATACGGAATAGCAACCAACGGAATAAATCATGATGATGTCGGCGCGGTCGAGGTTATGGAAAACCATCAGCCGATGCAGGTGCTGTCTGGTATCAGTTTTTCCGATAAGGCTGCCATCAACCTAAAACTGAAGAACAAGGCGAAAGCCACATGGACTTTCCACGGCGACGCCGGAGGCGGTTACTCCTGGCAACCGGAGGGCGCGGTGTGGGACGGCGAACTATTCGCAATGGCAGTTATGCCCGGATTCCAGAACATCACCACATTCAAGACCAACAATATAGGCGAAGACCTTTCGGCGAGTGCCACTGATTTCTTCGCAGCACGCCGAGCGACAGGACTGAGCCAATATGTAAGCGTTTCGCTCCCCGGAGTGCCAAACCTTAGCCGCAAACGCACGCTGTTCAATCGCTCGGCTTTGGTTTCAACAAACTCCCTGTGGAAAGTTAAAAATGGGGAGTTCAAGGCACAGGTTGATTACTCGTTCAACCGAGTCACGGCTCAGGCCGCTAATATAACAACATACTTTCTTGAAAGTGACGACCGTGTGATCACCGAAAACCGTGACGGCCGCGACCGCTCCCACACTCTCTCCGGCAAGTTCATCTATGAGGTCAATCAAAAAACAACATTCATCAACAACACCCTCTCTACAAACATTGACTGGGACGATGTGAGGCTCGGAGTGACCGGTTCGCTGCCAAATGAACAGTCGGCAAAATTGCCGGATTACTATGTCGCCAACAAATTCAAGATGATCAAACGGTTCAACGGCAAACACCTCATCACGTTCCAGAGCAACAACGAATGGGAGTCACTGCCGCAGACGCTCAATGTTTCATTGGACGGTAGTACCCTTAGCCAGCACATCGGCGACCATGCTTTCTATACCCATGAGAGTGCCGCCTACGCTTTCTCGATAAAAGGCATAACAGTCAGCCTTGAAGGTGGAGTGAAAGGATATTTACGTTCACTTAATACCGAATTACCTGATATGCCTACCGAGCTGCCTGGCACAACGGAGAATGTACTCAACACAAACTATTTCACCGTTTATGCCACCCCGAAGTTTGAATATTGGGTGAAGCGGGTGAATTTCACTCTCAACGCCCCGGTCAGCTTCGCGCATTACACCTTTGACAAGGCTCTCGCCAACCGCTCGGAAGTATATTTCTCCCCATCGCTCAGCATGAACTGGAAACCGAACAACCGCTTTTCTATGACGTTGCGAGGAGGTACCGGTCGCTCTCCTATGAATCTCAACATGATTCAGCCCGGCTACATCATGACCAACTACCGCACATTCAAGCAAGGCGTAGATGATTTCTACAACTCAACATCGCAGAATGTATCGGCAAGTTTCGCCTACAAGCACACTCGTCGCGGAGTGTTCGCCAACGCTATGGTAATGCAGTCGTGGTCGCATCTGCCGTACACAATGGCGCAACAGCTCTACGGCGATTATATCGTCTATTCTTATACCGATGCCAAAAGTGACGGACAAAATCTGTTGGCTATGGGCAGCGTTGGTAAGACTCTCGACTTTATGCGCGGATCTGCAAACGTCAACGGCTCATTCAACCGTGGCGAGTCGCATCTCTTCTCCGAAAGCAATGCCGTTAATTCGATAAGTCTCGGCTGGAGTGTAGGAGCAAAAATCAATGGCGCGCCGCTCCGTTGGCTCAGTTTTGATTATCACATAGACTTCTCCAACAGCCAACTCCGGATGAACGGAGTCAAGAACTCATGGCTCAGTGGTATGGAAAACTCCTTGCTCATCAACATTATGCCTCACTCCAAATGGGAATGGCGCATAATGGGCGAGCACTACCGTAACGAACTCACCGAGGGTAAATATAAAAATGTGTTCCTGCTCGACACAAAGTTGGTTTATAAACTCAACAAGCGCATCGAACTCTCTGCGATGCTCAACAACATCTTCAACCAACGCACATACAATTACACAACCTACAGTCAGCTCTCCTCCTTCGAGTCGCAACGGTGGCTCCGCGGACGCGAACTGCTGTTCACAATCTCTTTAAGGAAATGA
- a CDS encoding TonB-dependent receptor plug domain-containing protein, with the protein MKKLITLSVMCLVAIAAVAKEYAQEQPDSIKTQELKEVVVNASYLTREDDHISAIPTKEQRKHAVSGYDLLRNLMIPGISVNRTTGSVTTSAGTATLYIDGREVDFREVQSLRPKDIARVEYFDIPTGKYAKDAAAINFVLRTLNNGGYTQLDAMQGLGYLNGDYNLISKYVVGNKSINLWAGYSLENPKSTLDETESFNFEDGILNRNNTYSNVGNRDSEEYVQASISNRGNKYIWMLRGGIAWTDSRNDVGNGIVNYWLTDAAFNDGDVVNLHSKNKTMRPSLYFFGMHTFSENKRLDYVADGYYSRNDFNRQYKDNDALYKSLVKEDYWYTKLNANYSWTLSHRNSLVFTFYEFLRVSDSDYSGTAAYNQNLRSSETILFVDYSQRLGRFFYDINPGLSFLTYRLKGMKSINHLTPRLQARAAYMIDRKQQLQFAFALGNTYPRINTINNVEQQIDPIIILKGNPDMDNSILLSPRLSYNLNLNKIALQAGVSYFYQNHSIISDYYIREGNLISTFRDDCIYHKPGADLSLTYKPSNALNINISGQWSEQLARGGVQHRNLSVFTGSATVNYYVGDFSFGAWVSTPTRDLVDSQIRRKTYWQYQLSAMWTHDHWAIEANANNLFLMHNRIIDELNTPSYSYKQTNWNRQYNQYATLKVAYTIDYGKKTSKSPSYEHNDSESAILK; encoded by the coding sequence ATGAAAAAGTTAATCACCCTCTCCGTAATGTGCCTTGTGGCGATAGCTGCCGTCGCAAAGGAATATGCACAGGAGCAACCGGACTCCATCAAAACGCAGGAGTTGAAGGAGGTTGTGGTAAACGCCTCGTACTTGACACGTGAGGATGATCATATCTCCGCCATTCCTACAAAGGAACAGCGGAAACATGCTGTCAGCGGTTATGATCTGCTGCGTAATTTGATGATTCCGGGTATTTCGGTTAACCGAACAACGGGGAGCGTTACAACATCTGCCGGCACTGCAACACTCTATATTGATGGACGTGAGGTGGATTTCCGTGAGGTGCAGTCTTTGAGACCGAAGGATATTGCCCGTGTGGAATATTTCGACATTCCGACAGGCAAATACGCCAAAGACGCAGCCGCAATAAATTTCGTGTTGAGAACTCTCAACAACGGCGGTTATACACAGTTGGATGCCATGCAGGGCCTGGGGTATCTGAACGGTGACTACAATCTGATTTCAAAATATGTTGTCGGCAACAAGAGCATAAACCTTTGGGCCGGATATTCACTTGAAAATCCTAAATCCACGCTTGATGAAACCGAATCATTTAATTTTGAGGACGGTATATTGAACAGAAATAATACCTATTCCAATGTCGGTAACCGTGATTCAGAAGAATATGTGCAGGCTTCCATAAGCAACAGAGGGAATAAATATATCTGGATGCTCCGGGGAGGCATAGCATGGACTGACAGCAGAAATGATGTCGGCAATGGAATAGTCAATTATTGGCTGACAGATGCAGCTTTCAACGATGGTGACGTTGTAAATCTCCATAGTAAAAACAAGACCATGCGGCCGAGCCTGTATTTCTTTGGAATGCACACATTTTCAGAAAACAAGAGACTTGATTATGTGGCGGACGGATATTATTCCAGAAATGACTTTAACAGGCAATATAAAGATAATGATGCCTTATACAAGTCTCTGGTTAAAGAAGATTACTGGTACACAAAGTTGAACGCCAACTATTCATGGACTCTCAGTCACCGTAATAGCCTTGTTTTCACATTCTATGAGTTCCTGAGAGTAAGTGATTCTGATTATTCCGGGACTGCGGCATACAATCAGAATCTCCGTTCTTCTGAAACTATCCTGTTTGTTGACTACTCCCAGCGTTTGGGGCGGTTCTTCTATGACATCAATCCCGGCTTGTCGTTCCTCACATACCGGCTGAAAGGTATGAAGTCGATTAACCACCTCACACCACGTCTTCAAGCAAGAGCGGCATATATGATTGATCGTAAGCAACAGTTGCAATTCGCTTTTGCGTTGGGTAACACATATCCAAGAATCAACACCATAAACAATGTTGAGCAGCAGATTGACCCAATAATCATTCTGAAAGGAAATCCAGACATGGATAACTCCATATTGCTCAGCCCACGCTTGAGTTATAATCTGAACCTTAATAAAATCGCGTTGCAAGCCGGTGTGTCGTATTTCTATCAGAATCATTCCATTATCTCCGACTATTACATCAGGGAGGGCAATCTGATAAGTACATTCCGCGATGATTGTATCTACCATAAGCCGGGAGCGGATTTGTCTTTGACATACAAGCCATCCAACGCCCTCAATATAAATATCTCCGGACAATGGAGCGAGCAACTGGCACGAGGAGGAGTTCAACACCGCAACCTGTCGGTATTCACCGGAAGCGCAACTGTAAATTACTATGTCGGGGACTTCTCTTTTGGTGCATGGGTGTCAACGCCAACAAGAGATTTGGTTGACAGCCAGATACGGAGAAAGACCTACTGGCAGTATCAACTTTCGGCGATGTGGACTCACGACCATTGGGCGATAGAAGCCAACGCCAATAATCTATTCCTCATGCACAACCGCATCATAGATGAATTGAACACTCCCTCATACTCATATAAACAGACTAACTGGAATCGACAATATAATCAATACGCCACCCTTAAAGTGGCATATACTATTGATTATGGTAAGAAGACTTCAAAATCTCCCTCTTACGAACACAACGATTCTGAAAGTGCAATCTTGAAATAA
- a CDS encoding WG repeat-containing protein codes for MRKTMFRYTDINGVIMLPFILLFSLVSSCGNKHSYSIYQFDNGDDYFCEGLQRIVNKDGKIGFADSLGNVAIEPRFAFAFPFEDGYAKVTDEGKSEPVGEYRTWVSDSWYYIDHDGNTHPEIFDLQGTVFDSTDGTPLNQAIVKDLTNHGATISKEDGSFSIRVNDGDSINIGFVGYYPQTIKVASSDSVYWHIAMKETAPIIEPMLQKSYSTTPGVTMTVLNTDGVTLPIDSLNVVWRNNTNSTVLFGEWFEIQGKENDQWKRLPIDKKYMEEGACLTVFTAIAYILETKSQREDIVKPWFYGKNLNRGVYRLVKTFHFDNSERQDTAFVEFEIR; via the coding sequence ATGAGAAAGACTATGTTCCGATATACCGATATTAATGGCGTGATTATGTTGCCATTTATCTTACTGTTTAGTCTGGTGTCCTCTTGTGGTAACAAACACTCGTACTCTATATATCAATTTGACAATGGCGATGATTATTTTTGTGAGGGATTGCAGAGGATAGTCAACAAGGACGGCAAAATCGGATTTGCCGACAGCCTCGGCAATGTGGCGATAGAACCTCGTTTTGCTTTCGCCTTTCCTTTTGAGGATGGCTATGCCAAAGTTACAGATGAAGGTAAATCAGAGCCGGTTGGTGAATACAGGACATGGGTAAGTGATTCATGGTATTATATCGACCACGATGGGAATACACATCCTGAAATATTTGATTTGCAAGGAACGGTTTTCGACTCCACAGACGGAACACCGTTAAATCAGGCGATTGTGAAAGACCTCACTAATCACGGAGCTACAATATCTAAAGAAGATGGTTCTTTCTCAATACGTGTAAATGACGGGGATAGTATAAATATCGGTTTTGTAGGCTATTATCCACAGACTATAAAGGTTGCGTCCTCAGATTCTGTCTATTGGCACATAGCCATGAAGGAAACTGCACCTATAATCGAGCCAATGCTTCAGAAAAGTTATTCAACGACACCGGGTGTCACGATGACAGTTCTGAATACCGATGGCGTGACATTACCGATAGACTCCCTGAATGTTGTCTGGCGTAACAATACCAATTCGACAGTTCTTTTCGGAGAATGGTTTGAGATTCAAGGAAAAGAAAACGATCAGTGGAAAAGACTTCCAATAGATAAAAAATATATGGAAGAAGGAGCTTGCCTCACTGTATTCACTGCGATTGCCTATATTTTGGAAACAAAGTCCCAACGTGAAGATATAGTAAAACCGTGGTTTTATGGTAAAAATCTTAACCGGGGCGTATATCGGTTAGTCAAGACATTTCACTTTGACAATTCGGAGAGACAAGACACTGCTTTCGTGGAATTTGAGATAAGATAA
- a CDS encoding DKNYY domain-containing protein — protein MSNILINFAIGSYADPTAMPPDRAKIIGIYRHRLSTDGDGVTSLVAFSRLTVIFIIVIVLFAGCTYRSDSIVDNGVWLPIENGESVGSYTNLEGHIYWGTAVGDFSCDEIDVDLASFRVCSETEYAKDKRHVYYPQRIICYDGIDENGNGFGGTYAEEMILKGANPNHFRYLGNGYAVAGNRMYLNGETIEWKDSIVHHYNGDLGNSDETLIDSIEAVYPKVWVWDYDSLRENSSHINTVYPIAPDSLIYLRRYYESGKMLSEGWCLQDWNRETFVTDYIGEWKYFDSDGNCYHKFWNYTKTAD, from the coding sequence ATGTCAAATATTCTTATTAACTTTGCGATAGGCTCTTATGCCGATCCGACAGCAATGCCTCCCGACCGAGCAAAAATAATTGGCATCTACCGTCATCGCCTCTCCACCGACGGCGATGGTGTGACCTCGCTTGTCGCTTTCAGCAGACTTACAGTAATATTCATTATCGTAATTGTGCTATTCGCGGGATGCACATACCGCAGTGATTCGATTGTCGATAATGGGGTTTGGCTTCCGATTGAAAATGGAGAATCAGTAGGAAGCTATACGAACCTTGAAGGGCATATTTATTGGGGGACCGCGGTAGGTGATTTTAGCTGTGATGAAATTGATGTTGATTTAGCGTCTTTCCGTGTTTGTAGCGAAACTGAATATGCAAAAGACAAACGCCACGTCTATTATCCACAGCGCATTATCTGTTATGATGGAATAGACGAAAATGGCAATGGATTTGGAGGCACTTATGCTGAAGAAATGATACTCAAAGGTGCAAATCCCAACCATTTCAGATATTTGGGAAATGGTTATGCTGTTGCAGGCAATAGAATGTACTTAAATGGAGAAACAATCGAGTGGAAAGATAGCATAGTGCATCATTATAACGGTGACTTAGGCAATAGTGATGAGACGCTGATTGATAGTATTGAAGCTGTTTATCCCAAAGTGTGGGTTTGGGACTATGACAGTCTGAGGGAAAATTCCTCACATATAAATACTGTATATCCAATCGCTCCCGATTCGTTAATTTATCTTCGCCGTTATTATGAGAGTGGTAAAATGCTTTCTGAAGGTTGGTGCCTGCAAGATTGGAATAGAGAAACATTTGTAACCGACTATATTGGAGAATGGAAATACTTTGACAGTGATGGTAACTGTTATCATAAATTCTGGAATTATACAAAAACGGCAGATTGA
- a CDS encoding histone H1, producing the protein MKELLDQIDTLTASFLKDACSQLDKGNKAAGLRARRASLELEPLLKRFRKLSLEAANNKAE; encoded by the coding sequence ATGAAAGAACTACTTGATCAGATCGACACGCTCACTGCATCTTTCCTGAAAGACGCCTGCTCTCAGCTCGACAAAGGCAACAAGGCCGCCGGACTCCGTGCACGTCGCGCTTCCCTCGAACTGGAGCCGCTGCTCAAACGCTTTCGCAAACTCTCGCTGGAAGCCGCCAACAACAAGGCTGAATAA